The following are from one region of the Juglans regia cultivar Chandler chromosome 10, Walnut 2.0, whole genome shotgun sequence genome:
- the LOC108984257 gene encoding UPF0481 protein At3g47200-like, with protein MGEYSAIGKLTQRKANGSIIESGDDLVIDIKELIDSSRPLFSPKCCIYKVPDHFRKLNEDAYTPRIISIGPFHHGNTKLQTMGKYKVRYLMNFMERTNTELENLVSIIREREESVRASYAEGTEVISSNDFVKMILLDATFIIEYFLKNRFPKQWTAEDEIVIKPWLTARMQLDFLLLENQLPFFIIEKLYDFVLAINTIYPSFIEVTFSYFSFFNTQDHRSSGSEFPKIKHFVDLLRTFYLPPPGRDLSERKDESKVEEIYCASKLAEAGLTFKKSTSKCHLDLKYADGVLEIPRFTLDNATELYARNLMALEQCHYPREAYITDYFFLLDFLIDTGKDVGLLARKKILVNGLGDDNATFVNNLGTNVEYSSMNSDYIRLCKDLVDFYDNPWHRWKAIMRRDYLSTPWRIASTAAAIILLVLTLVQAVCSIIQVLPK; from the coding sequence ATGGGGGAGTACTCGGCGATTGGAAAATTAACTCAACGAAAGGCAAATGGTTCAATAATAGAAAGTGGAGATGACTTGGTAATTGATATCAAGGAGTTGATAGACAGCTCGAGACCTCTCTTCTCACCGAAGTGTTGTATTTACAAGGTTCCAGATCACTTTCGTAAGTTGAATGAAGATGCATACACTCCTCGGATTATTTCCATAGGGCCTTTCCACCACGGCAACACAAAATTGCAAACCATGGGAAAGTACAAAGTGCGATACCTGATGAATTTCATGGAACGAACAAATACAGAGTTGGAGAATTTAGTAAGCATTATaagggagagggaagaaagtGTACGTGCATCTTATGCAGAAGGCACCGAAGTTATTAGCAGCAatgattttgtgaaaatgatACTGCTTGATGCGACCTTCATTATTGAGTATTTCCTGAAAAACAGGTTCCCAAAACAATGGACGGCTGAGGACGAGATAGTGATAAAGCCATGGCTAACTGCTAGGATGCAGTTGGACTTCCTTTTACTTGAAAATCAGCTTCCTTTCTTCATTATTGAGAAATTATATGACTTTGTCTTGGCTATTAACACAATTTACCCATCCTTTATTGAGGTTACCTTTTCCTACTTCAGCTTTTTCAACACTCAAGATCACAGGTCTTCTGGTTCGGAGTTCCCAAAAATTAAGCATTTCGTTGATTTGCTGAGAACCTTTTATCTACCGCCACCTGGAAGAGATCTAtcagaaagaaaagatgaaagcaAGGTTGAGGAAATATACTGCGCATCCAAACTGGCCGAGGCAGGATTGACCTTCAAGAAGAGTACAAGCAAGTGCCACCTTGATCTAAAATATGCAGACGGAGTGTTGGAAATCCCACGCTTTACCTTAGACAATGCGACAGAGCTTTATGCTCGAAACCTCATGGCCTTGGAGCAATGTCACTATCCAAGAGAAGCATATATTActgattatttttttctgttggaTTTCCTTATTGATACAGGCAAAGATGTGGGTCTACTTGCTCGAAAGAAGATCCTTGTTAATGGGCTGGGTGACGACAATGCAACTTTTGTCAACAATCTGGGCACAAATGTCGAATACTCATCCATGAATTCTGACTATATTCGTCTTTGTAAAGATTTAGTTGATTTCTACGATAACCCTTGGCATCGATGGAAGGCTATAATGAGACGTGATTATTTGAGCACTCCTTGGAGAATTGCTTCTACCGCAGCTGCTATTATCTTGTTGGTGCTCACATTAGTGCAAGCTGTATGCTCTATCATTCAAGTGCTGCCTAAATAA